The following are encoded in a window of Fischerella sp. PCC 9605 genomic DNA:
- the hrcA gene encoding heat-inducible transcriptional repressor HrcA, giving the protein MQVQLTNRQQHILWATVRHYIATAEPVGSKALVEEFNLGVSSATIRNVMGMLEKAGLLYQPHTSAGRVPSDSGYRIYVDQLITPSESLARQVEEALQHRLNWEDRSLEALLQGAAQILATLSGCISLITMPQNVSALLRHLQLVQIDSGKVMLIVVTDSYETHSALMDLPPTRKETQLDPEVIDRELQIVSNFLNSHLRGRSLLELASLDWSDLDREFQHYGEYLKNSLTEFSRRSFTPGATQIMIRGMAEVLRQPEFSQLQQVQTIIQLLEEEQEQLWRLIFEEPEAEEVGKPRVTVRIGSENPLEPIRNCSLISSTYRRGSVQVGSVGVLGPTRLDYEGAIAVVAAAADYLSEALSYLNPS; this is encoded by the coding sequence ATGCAAGTTCAGCTAACAAATCGACAACAACATATACTTTGGGCAACAGTACGTCATTACATTGCCACAGCAGAGCCTGTTGGTTCTAAAGCCCTAGTTGAAGAATTCAATTTGGGTGTTAGCTCAGCAACGATTCGCAACGTGATGGGAATGTTAGAAAAAGCTGGGCTACTTTACCAACCGCATACTTCTGCTGGACGAGTACCTTCAGATTCTGGCTATCGCATTTATGTCGATCAGTTGATTACGCCCTCTGAGAGTTTGGCGCGACAAGTAGAAGAAGCACTGCAACACCGCCTGAACTGGGAAGATAGAAGCTTAGAAGCCTTACTGCAAGGAGCAGCGCAAATTTTGGCAACCTTGAGTGGCTGCATCAGCTTAATAACCATGCCACAAAATGTTAGTGCGCTGTTACGACATCTGCAATTAGTGCAAATAGACTCGGGAAAAGTAATGCTGATTGTGGTGACAGATAGCTATGAAACACATTCAGCGTTAATGGATTTGCCACCAACACGCAAAGAAACACAACTAGATCCAGAAGTAATAGATCGCGAGTTGCAGATTGTTTCTAACTTTTTAAATAGTCACTTGCGGGGGCGCAGTCTGTTAGAGTTAGCTAGCCTTGACTGGAGCGATCTGGATCGAGAGTTTCAGCACTATGGTGAATATTTGAAAAATTCCCTCACCGAATTCAGCCGCCGTAGTTTCACACCAGGCGCTACTCAAATCATGATTCGCGGTATGGCAGAAGTTTTGCGTCAGCCGGAATTTTCGCAACTACAACAAGTGCAAACAATCATCCAGCTGTTGGAGGAAGAACAAGAACAATTGTGGCGATTAATATTTGAGGAGCCAGAGGCAGAAGAAGTGGGTAAACCACGGGTAACAGTAAGGATTGGTTCCGAAAATCCTCTCGAACCAATACGTAACTGTAGCTTAATTTCTTCTACCTATCGTCGTGGTTCAGTACAAGTAGGGAGTGTAGGGGTTTTGGGCCCAACACGCCTCGATTATGAAGGAGCGATCGCAGTTGTTGCGGCTGCTGCTGATTATTTATCGGAAGCTTTGAGCTATTTAAATCCCTCATGA
- a CDS encoding helix-turn-helix domain-containing protein, translating to MTVKFRLAEVRKERGMSQNQLAKASGMTLQNVQHLERKAKSVPFETLNTLCNCLKCTPADLIEYTPDSEVQQ from the coding sequence ATGACCGTGAAATTCCGACTTGCAGAAGTCAGAAAAGAGCGTGGAATGTCTCAAAACCAGCTAGCGAAAGCTTCGGGCATGACTTTGCAAAATGTTCAACACTTGGAGCGTAAAGCTAAGTCTGTGCCGTTTGAAACATTAAACACTTTATGTAATTGCCTGAAATGTACTCCTGCGGATCTAATTGAATACACTCCTGATTCAGAAGTTCAACAATGA
- a CDS encoding family 1 glycosylhydrolase, which yields MNRRQLMMSTLGGLSAAIPAKVADKILETANPEVGANVDVRRNDARSFPKGFVWGVATSAYQIEGAVKEDGRGVSIWDPFAHTPGKIFDGTNADVAVDHYHRYKEDVQLMKAMGTKAYRFSIAWPRIFPEGRGAVNPKGLDFYNRLVDELLTNGIEPFPSLYHWDLPQTLQDRYGGWESRETALAFADYAGYVTEKLSDRVKRFFTLNEIRTFVDRGHESGILAPVLKLPPARLNQVRHHAILAHGLAVQAIRAKARRGTKVGPAENIVVAVVPIIETPEHIKATEIAMRELNAGYLTAMLEGRYTDAYLKAAGADAPKFTSDDLKAIASPVDFVGINIYTPDYYIHANDAAVGYQSVPFNKSHPRMVSSWHRLGPETLYWGPRLLQKLWNVKDIYITENGCATSDEVAKDTKVYDSDRKTFQSTDFHKLSN from the coding sequence ATGAACAGACGGCAACTGATGATGAGTACCTTGGGCGGCTTAAGCGCCGCAATTCCTGCGAAAGTCGCGGACAAGATATTAGAAACTGCAAACCCCGAAGTTGGCGCCAATGTGGATGTCCGACGCAACGACGCACGCAGTTTTCCGAAGGGATTTGTCTGGGGAGTTGCTACATCGGCGTACCAGATTGAAGGCGCTGTTAAGGAAGATGGTCGCGGCGTATCTATTTGGGATCCGTTCGCGCATACACCTGGCAAGATATTCGATGGAACTAACGCGGATGTTGCCGTAGACCACTATCATCGGTACAAAGAAGATGTACAGTTGATGAAAGCGATGGGGACGAAGGCGTACCGCTTTTCCATCGCGTGGCCCCGGATATTTCCGGAAGGCAGGGGCGCGGTGAATCCGAAGGGCCTCGATTTCTACAACCGCCTTGTGGATGAACTACTCACCAATGGTATCGAGCCATTCCCGTCGCTCTATCACTGGGATTTGCCCCAGACTCTGCAAGACCGATATGGTGGATGGGAATCTCGTGAAACGGCTCTGGCGTTCGCCGATTACGCGGGTTACGTCACCGAAAAACTGAGCGATCGCGTCAAACGCTTTTTCACGCTCAACGAAATCCGCACGTTCGTAGATCGGGGACACGAATCCGGCATCCTCGCGCCGGTACTTAAATTGCCACCTGCCCGATTGAATCAGGTCAGGCATCATGCAATTCTCGCGCACGGTCTCGCTGTTCAGGCGATTCGCGCCAAGGCGCGTCGGGGAACCAAAGTAGGCCCGGCGGAAAACATCGTCGTCGCTGTCGTACCTATCATTGAAACACCAGAGCATATCAAGGCAACCGAGATTGCTATGCGCGAGCTGAATGCAGGTTATTTGACTGCGATGCTAGAAGGTCGCTACACCGATGCGTATCTCAAGGCAGCAGGAGCAGACGCGCCCAAATTCACTTCCGACGACTTGAAAGCCATCGCTTCCCCGGTGGATTTCGTCGGCATCAATATCTATACACCGGACTATTACATACACGCTAACGACGCGGCTGTTGGCTATCAATCCGTTCCGTTCAACAAATCCCACCCACGGATGGTATCGTCTTGGCATCGGCTCGGCCCGGAGACGCTATATTGGGGGCCACGTCTGTTGCAGAAACTCTGGAACGTGAAGGATATCTACATCACCGAGAACGGGTGCGCCACCAGTGACGAAGTAGCTAAAGACACCAAGGTATATGATAGCGATCGCAAAACTTTTCAGTCTACTGATTTTCACAAACTATCTAATTGA
- a CDS encoding rhodanese-like domain-containing protein — translation MTGQSFGQPLAQISVEELAQRLSKAEPDLQLLDVREPQEVAIANIEGFVNFPLSEFAGWANEIHTCLNPHAETLVICHHGIRSAQMCQWLMAQGFTNVKNIAGGIDAYSTLVDPSIPVY, via the coding sequence ATGACAGGTCAATCTTTTGGTCAACCCCTTGCTCAGATTAGTGTAGAAGAACTAGCCCAGCGTTTGTCAAAAGCCGAGCCTGATCTTCAACTGTTGGACGTGCGCGAACCACAAGAAGTGGCGATCGCTAACATTGAGGGCTTTGTCAACTTTCCTCTGAGTGAATTTGCTGGCTGGGCAAATGAAATCCACACCTGCTTAAACCCCCACGCTGAAACCCTTGTAATCTGTCATCATGGCATTCGTTCTGCCCAAATGTGCCAGTGGCTTATGGCTCAAGGATTCACCAATGTTAAAAATATTGCTGGTGGTATTGATGCCTACTCAACCTTAGTTGACCCTTCAATTCCTGTGTATTAG
- a CDS encoding DUF3352 domain-containing protein gives MKQGLFFRSLAAVFAMLLLIGISGCNSLSSQNRLVGLGATAGQPGAAIFVSQQAPVMASLLVNPDKLQALERDGELSKLKTSLLASTDVDYKQDIQPWLGNEITLAVTTLDIDRDPTNGRQPGYLIALATKKPEKSREFVDLLFSKRAIAGANLTTEQYKGVKLIYDDAQPEKLLAGAAVGDEFVLFANDPKVLREAINNVQAPDLNLNASSKYQQAIKQLPKGALATAFLNLPRVAEWQGLKLPEDTTYDSEIISLVLANKGLLAETTLVAKAETLPPLEQLSKPVDALQYIPASAGLAIAGTNLSNLGNSNLAQFWQQVTAALSGSNQNVVSQLLQPVQGLDINLKEDIFSWVQGEYAIGLLPRPEQANPDFIFVVEKTEATPAGISRLDAIASSKGLTLNTFDLDKQNISAWTQIKAAKVANAQKPGKYKIEAKVYGVHTTQGNYEIFASNLETMNEVLNAKDNSLSSDRKFRNNIAAIPQPNQGYVFLDWATSREILENQLPILKLAEILAKPFFQNLRSLTISSYDGDTGLFKGGIFFQLDSL, from the coding sequence ATGAAGCAAGGTTTATTCTTCCGTTCCCTAGCAGCGGTTTTTGCCATGCTGCTGTTGATTGGTATTTCTGGTTGTAACAGCTTGTCTAGTCAAAATCGTCTCGTGGGATTAGGCGCAACTGCTGGACAGCCTGGTGCGGCAATTTTTGTGTCTCAACAAGCACCTGTGATGGCGTCACTGCTGGTGAATCCGGATAAGTTGCAGGCTTTAGAGCGTGATGGAGAACTGTCTAAGCTGAAAACCAGCTTATTAGCTAGCACTGATGTAGATTACAAACAAGATATTCAACCTTGGCTAGGAAACGAAATTACCTTGGCTGTGACAACCCTGGACATCGATCGCGATCCTACAAACGGACGCCAACCGGGGTATCTGATCGCATTAGCCACCAAAAAACCGGAGAAAAGCCGTGAGTTTGTGGATTTGTTGTTTTCCAAACGAGCGATCGCAGGGGCAAACTTAACTACTGAACAGTATAAAGGCGTAAAGCTGATTTATGATGATGCTCAGCCAGAGAAGCTGCTTGCTGGTGCAGCTGTGGGCGATGAGTTTGTCTTGTTTGCCAACGATCCAAAAGTGCTGCGAGAAGCAATTAATAACGTCCAGGCTCCCGATCTAAATTTGAACGCCTCTAGCAAATATCAGCAAGCCATTAAACAACTACCCAAAGGTGCACTGGCTACAGCGTTTCTGAATCTACCCCGCGTGGCAGAATGGCAAGGTTTAAAACTACCAGAAGATACAACCTATGACAGTGAAATTATTTCCTTAGTACTAGCCAACAAGGGATTGCTGGCGGAAACCACTTTAGTAGCAAAAGCAGAGACTTTACCGCCATTAGAGCAACTATCTAAACCAGTTGACGCATTGCAATATATTCCAGCATCAGCAGGTTTGGCAATTGCTGGCACGAATTTGAGTAATTTAGGCAATAGCAATTTAGCTCAGTTCTGGCAACAAGTAACAGCAGCCCTATCCGGTTCCAATCAAAATGTAGTCTCTCAATTGCTGCAACCTGTGCAAGGCTTGGACATTAATTTAAAAGAAGATATTTTTAGCTGGGTGCAAGGAGAATATGCCATCGGATTGTTACCTCGCCCAGAACAAGCAAATCCTGATTTTATTTTTGTTGTAGAAAAAACTGAAGCAACACCAGCAGGAATTTCTCGTTTAGATGCAATCGCATCCTCAAAGGGACTGACACTAAATACTTTTGACCTAGACAAGCAAAATATCTCAGCTTGGACACAAATAAAAGCTGCTAAAGTAGCCAATGCTCAAAAGCCAGGAAAATACAAAATTGAAGCAAAGGTGTACGGAGTACATACTACTCAAGGAAATTACGAGATTTTTGCTTCCAATCTAGAGACAATGAATGAAGTCCTCAATGCCAAGGATAATTCTTTAAGTAGCGATCGCAAATTCCGAAACAATATAGCCGCTATTCCCCAACCCAACCAAGGCTACGTCTTTCTCGATTGGGCAACAAGTCGAGAAATATTGGAGAATCAACTACCAATTCTCAAACTAGCGGAAATACTAGCAAAACCCTTTTTCCAAAACCTGCGATCGCTAACAATCAGCAGCTACGATGGCGATACAGGATTATTTAAGGGCGGCATATTCTTTCAATTAGATAGTTTGTGA
- a CDS encoding DUF1269 domain-containing protein translates to MITGGVLGGLVGLLAAPPVAAMAAGGGVIGALVGKLKNAPLKAEMKEIGSALPSGTSAIVATIEHNQQAQLEALETALADQAAQVVRDSLKADIAEQLNAGGNVLYTAGGGTMASGVGRVAQTPSGTQVSGIVASDDGVFVEDAQITDEPLETAK, encoded by the coding sequence TTGATTACCGGTGGCGTACTCGGTGGCTTAGTTGGTTTGCTAGCTGCACCACCAGTTGCGGCGATGGCAGCAGGTGGCGGTGTCATCGGGGCGCTCGTCGGCAAGTTGAAGAACGCTCCGCTAAAGGCTGAAATGAAAGAAATTGGTTCAGCATTACCCTCAGGCACTTCAGCAATTGTGGCAACCATTGAGCACAACCAACAGGCGCAGTTGGAAGCTTTGGAAACTGCACTGGCAGACCAAGCTGCGCAAGTTGTCCGCGATTCGCTCAAGGCTGACATTGCCGAGCAGTTAAATGCAGGTGGCAACGTGCTGTATACCGCCGGTGGCGGCACAATGGCTTCGGGAGTTGGTCGCGTAGCTCAAACACCCTCAGGAACTCAAGTGAGCGGTATCGTTGCCAGTGACGACGGTGTCTTTGTAGAAGACGCGCAAATCACGGACGAGCCGCTGGAGACAGCCAAGTGA